DNA sequence from the Streptomyces sp. NBC_01497 genome:
ATCAGCAGGCGGGCCCTGCCCCGGTAACCGTCGGCGTACTGCACGGCGCCCGCCACCCGGCCCAGGTCGTAGTCGACCACGTCGACCCGGCGCCCGAGACGTTCCGCCTCCCGCGCGGTCGGACCGACGCTCGCGACCTCCGGGTCGGTGACGACGACCTGCGGCACGGCCACGGAGTCCGCCGTCGGCGCGTGCGCGCCCCAGGGGCCGTCGTCCAGCGGACGGCCGTTGGCACGGGCACCGATGATGGCACCGGCGATCCTGGCCTGGTACTTGCTCTGGTGGGTCATCAGTGCCCGGTGGTTGACATCCCCGGCCGCGTAGAGCCAGCCCTCCGGGACGCTCCGGACACGGAACGTCTCGTCCACACTCAGCCAGTCCCCGGGCGCGGCACCCACGGTGTCCAAGCCGATGTCCCCCGTGCGCGGCGCGCGTCCCGTGGCGAACAGGATCTCGTCCGTGGCGAGTTCGGCACCGTCCGAGAGGGTCGTCCGCACCTGGGCCGGGGGGCCGCCCTCACGGGTCACGGACGCGACCGAGGTCGACAACCGCACGTCGACACCGGAGGCACGCAGCGCGTCGGCCACCATCTCGCCCGCGAACGGCTCCATCCTGGGCAGCAGGCCCTCGCCCCTGACCAGCATGGTCACCTCGGAACCGAGGGCCCGCCACGCCGTCGCCATCTCGGTGGCGACCACCCCGCCGCCGACCACGGCGAGCCGGCCGGGCACGGTGTCGGAGCTCGTCGCATCGCGATTGGTCCACGGCCGGACCCGGGCGAGACCGGGCAGCGCGGGCAGCGCGGAGTCGGTACCGGTGCAGACGGCGACGGCGTACCGGGCACTCAGCCGTACGGTGTCGCCGCCGGACGAGCGGACCGTCACCTGCCGGGGACCGTCGAGCCGGCCGTGCCCGCGCACCAGGTCGACCGGGACCGAGCCGAGCCAGGCGACCTGGTCGTCGTCGTGCCAGTACGCCGCGAGCTTGTCGCGGTGCGCGAAGACCGCTGCCGGGTCCATGGCCTCGGCGATAGCGCCGAAGCCCGGTACACGGTGTGCGTCCGCCCGTGCCAGGACCGGCCTGAGCAGCGCCTTGCTGGGTTCGCAGGCCCAGAACGAGCATTCCCCGCCGAGTAGTTCGCTCTCCACGATCACGGTGCTCAGCCCGGCGTCGCTGGTCCGTTCCGCCAGGTTCTCGCCGCACGGTCCGGCGCCGAGCACCACCACGTCGTAGGTGCCGGAGGTCTCACTCATGCCCACGCGTACTCCTGTGGTTGCCCGGGCCGGCCGCCCGGGTGCCGCTTCACCGGCCCGGGAGCCTCGTCCGGATCTCCTGCACCAGCCAGTGGTTCCCGTCCGGGTCGTCGAAGGCGAAGAAGGATCCGTAGCTCGCGTGCTCGGGAGCCGGTCCGGCCACCCGTCCCTTGTCGCCCGCGTGGTGGAAGACCCCGCCCGCGTCGTGGAAGATCTCCCCGACGTCCACACCGCGGTCCACGAGCTCGGCCCGGGCCTTGTCGATGTCCAGGACGACGAGATGCAGACCGTCCGCGGAACCCGGGGGCGCGGACGTGATCCCGCTGCCGACGGTGATCGAGCACCCCGAGCCGGGCGGTGTGAACTGCACGACCCGGAAGCCCTCTTCGTCGCCCACGTAGTCGATGTCCAGCCGGAACCCGAGCGACTGGTAGAAGTGCTTGGCGCGGTCGACATCGGAGACCGGCAGGACCACGACCTCAAGCTTCATGTCCATAGCCATGCAGCAATTATGGGACGGATCACCCGTTTGCGCAGATCGGCCGGTCCTCTTGGAGAACTCTTGTTCTCCGGGCGCGCGGCAGCGGCCCGGTGCGGTCGACCGTGCGCGGAACGGGTTCTGCGCCTGGCTCTTGGCGACAGCGCGAGCGAGCGGCGCGCCCCTCGCGAGAGCCGGCCGGGCAGCGAGAGGCCCGACCCGACCGGACTCACCGGACAGGACTCACCGGACAGGGCGGATCCATGGTCCGTCCGACAGGGCCGGACCCGCCGGTCCGGACCTGTCGGACAGGGCCGGACCGGCTCTCGACGTCGCCCTCGGTCAGGCCCTCATGGCGATGCCGCCTGTGATCACTCCACCTGAGCACCGGACGTGCTGTACAGACCCAGCGCGGACAGATGCGGGGTGTTCCGGGCCCCGGTGACGCGGACCCGGAGGGCGTCGGTCGCCACCGGGGCCCCGGTCGCCAGGATGCGCGCGTAACCGATGGTCGTGCCCGAGGCGATCTCGCTCCATGCTCCGTCCGTCCAGGCGTCCACGGCGAAGTCCTCGACGAGCTGGCCCCTGGTGATGTCCTCGCCGAGCCGTATCCGGTCGAACGTGACGGCCTTCCGCAGGTGTACCTCCAGGGCGCCGGTGGTGGCACCCTCGCCGGGCGACCAGGCCGATCCGAGCCGCGCGTCCGTGAGGGCCTCGACCGTACGGGAAGGCCGGGCCCCGGCCAGGAGGTTGTGGCCGTAGACCCTGGCGACGGTGCGGCCGAAAGCGGTCAGCGAGGCGACGTCCTCGTCGGCCACCCGCCCCGACGTGTCGGGCGGCACGTTGAGCAGGAGTACGGCGTTGCGACCGACCGACGTCTCGTACAGATCCATCAACTGGGCCGCCGACTTGGGCTGTTCGGACGCGTGCCAGAACCAGCCCGGCCTCAGGGAGACGTCCGCCTCGGCGGGGAACCACTGGAGGTAGCGCACCCCGGACGCGGTGATCGCCGCGTCGGAACCGATGTCCGCCGCCTGCGGGCCGCCCGGCAGCAACGTCTCGCCGTGTCCCGTCGCCGGGTCGGCCGTGGCGGGCGTGACACTCCACTCACTCTCTCGGGCCCGGCCCTCCTCGTTGCCGACCCATCGGGTGCCCTGCGGGCCGGCGAAGGTCACGGTGTCCGGGGACAGGGCGTGGATCAGCCGGAACCACGTCGTGAAGTCGTATGTCTCGCTGATCCCGCTGGACGTCCACGGGTTGGCGCCGTCGAGCCACAACTCGTCGATCGGACCGTACTGGGTGAAGAGTTCGTAGAGCTGGTTGAGGTAGTACGCGTTGTAGTCGTCGGCGAGGACGCGGAAGTGGGGCAACCGCCCCGAGCGCACCGCCTCGTCCCGGTCGTCGCCGGGCACCAGAGTGGGGATCGTCCGTTCGGTGACGTCGCTGTCGCTGCCGTAGCGGCCGAGGCCCGCCGGTGTGCGGTCGCGGTCGTCGTACGTCGACTGCTCCTCGATGCTGAGCGAGGCGCCCGCGTCGTGCCTGGCGACGATCTGGTCCACCCACGTGCGGTGCCATGCGTGCGGCAGTTCGGCCCCGTCGGCCGGCGAGAGGTAGACGCCCACCTTCAGTCCGGCGCGGCGTGCCGCGGCCAGATAGGTGCCGAGCAGGTCACCGTGCGGGTTGACGTCGCCGGTGGCCCGGATGCGCCAGTACGCCGACGGATCGGTGGCCCGCTCCCGAGCGGCCCGCTCCCGGGCGGTTCGCGCCGCATCGTCGGGCCTGCCGCCGCGATACCACCAGGGGGACGCGACGACGGAGTGGTTGGTGTAGCGGGTGGGGTACACCACGAAGCCGTCGTGGTGCTTGGCGGTGAGCATGACCTGCTTCATCCCGGCCGCCCGGTAGGCACGCATCCACTGGTCGACATCGGCGTCAGCCGGGGCGAAGGTGGCCTCGTCCTCGCAGCCGGAACCCCACTCGCGGTCGGTGAAGGTGTTCATCCCGAAGTGCGTGAACCCGGTCACCTCGCGCGACTGCCAGGCCACTTGGGGCGGCCTCGGGACCACCGCCGCCGCCTTGGCGACGATGTCGGCCGGTGTGTCGGCGGGATCCACCGTCACCACGGAGAGGGGACGCCCGGCGTCCCGCGCGCCGACCGCCGGGGCGGGCGTGCCGGATACGGGCGCCGCGGCGGCGTCCACGGTGGGAGTCAGGGCCGCCGCCCCGACGGCGGTACCCGCGATCAGGATTCCCCTGCGGCTGATCATGTCGTCACCTTCCCTGCTGTGCCGTGGCGGTTGTTCCGGGTGTGCGATCCGTTCCGGCGGCGCGGGTCGGCCCGCTCGTGGGAGTCGTGGCGCTCGTGGAGGAGGCGCCGGCCGTGCTCGCGGCGACGCGCCACACATCGTGCGTGGCGGTGTCCCGGGGTTCCTGCACGACGGCCGCGCCCGCACTCCGTGCCGAGAGCGTCTGCTGGGTGATCGCGTCGACCAGCCGGTATCCACCGGGAACCGGTTCGAGCTGCCACTTCTGGGAGGCGGCGGAGGAACAGGTCTCGACGGTGGCGGCGGCTCCGATCTCCTCGACCACCTTCATGCCGTTCGCCGCGCCGTGCGACACGTCGGCGCACAGTCCGCTCGCCGGGTCGACGAGCCGGTAGTAACCGTCGTCCGTCGAGCTCAGCCGCCATCGGGGCGCCGCGCCGTGCGAAGTGCGTGCGGCCGTCAGCGCGGATCCGGCCGTGGCGCCCGCCGTGAGCCCACCGCCGCCGACGGCGCCGATCGTGTACGTACCGTCGGCCACCGGCTGCGTCCAGGCGGGTCCCCAGCCCGGCGCGTGTCCGAGGCGGTCACCGAGTGCGGTGAATCCGGCGTAGTCGGCGGTCGGCTTCGGGCCGCCCCAGGACCCCTGCGCGAAGACCCGCAGGGAGTCGAACATGCCCGTCTGGGCCTGGTTCTCGGTCTCCGCCCCGTAGTTGTCGGGCCACACCATGTACTCGGCCCCGGTGATGCCGTCCTGGTGGGCCGTGACCGTCCCGTCCGTGAAGTCGGCCGGCGTCCAGTCGGTGTCGTAGAGCTTCTCCGCGTCGGGCCGGTAACTGCCGCGCACGTAGTACAGGGCGTCGCTCGCGTTCATCACGCGGTATCCCTGGTCGAGGAGTTGCTGCGAGGTGACGGGCTCGGGCAGCCAGTGCTCGATGACGATGTCCTTGTTGAGCGGGACGGTGTTCTCCCCGGTCAGGCCGTCGTTCCAGATGCGCAGTGTCCGGCCCTTGGAGCGGACGTACGCGTCGACGCGGTTGACGAAGTCGATGTACGCGTCCTGCGGGGTCGCGGCGGGACCGAACTTCTGCCGCGCGTAGGCGAGCAGTTGGGGGTAGTTGGAGTACGCGGAGCGGATCATGTACTCGTCCGCGCCCATGTGGAAGTACGGCCCGGGAAAGAGCGAGAGGTCGGTGTCGACCAGGTGGGTGTAGAAGGTGAAGGCGGCCGGGTCGGTGATGTCCAGGCGGGTGGGATCCGGTGTGCCCTTGCTGTCCGCGAGCTGCAGGTCCGGGTACGGCGTGAGGTAGGGGTCCATGTGACCGGGTGAGTTGATCTCCGGGATCACGGTGATGTGGTACCGCGCGGCGAGCGCGACGATCCCGCGGACCTCCTTGGGTGTGTAGTACGAGAAGGTGTTCACCTCGGGGTACTCCGTGCTCTTGACCTTGAGTTCGAGGTGGAGGGTGTTCAGCTTCAGGTACGCCATGTCCTTGATGAGCCGGGTCAGCCAGGCGTCCGTGTTGTACGTGTAGCAGGCGCACACACCGACGGCGCGTTCCCCGGTGGACGGCACGTCCGTCGTGCTTCCCCTGGGCAGGGAGGTGGTCCCCGTGAGCAGCTGCAGGAGCGTACGTGTGCCGTAGAAGGCGCCGGTGGGGCCACGGCCCATGACGGACACCCGGTCGGTGACGCGCAGCGTGTAGCCCTCGGAGCCGAGGTCGCCGCGCGCACGGTCGGAGCGCAGCACGATGTCGCCGGGGGCGGCGGGGCCCTCGGTGACGGCGACGCGGCGGCCCAGGGTCCCGCGCAGTTCGTCGGCGAGCATCCGGGCGGTGTCCGCGTCGGCCTTGTCGGTGTCGATCCGGGTACGGGGACCGAGGCGCAGGGATCCGTCGCCACCCGTCCAGTTGTGCAGGGAGGGCAGGGTCGCGGGCGCCGTGGCGGTGACCGCTGTGCCCTGCGCCGCGGCGGTGCCGGTGCCGGTGCCGGTGCCGGGGGAGGTTCCCGCAGCCGTCGCCGCACCCGCCCCGGCCAGGGCGGAGATGACGAGCGCGGCGCTCACGGCCAGCGCGGCGGCGGGTCTCGCGAGCAGGCGGCGGCGCAGCAGGCGCAGCGGATGCGGGGACGGGGGCCGGCGGCTGTCGCCGCCTGTTCGGTCTCGACCGTTCATGCGTGCTCCAGGGGAGGGGAAGCTGACGGTTCCACGGGTCGGACGGATGGCGCGAGCGGCGTACGCGGGGCCCCCGACGGGTCGTGGGCCGCGGGTCGCGTACGGGTGCCGGGGAGGGTCTGGGGGTCCAGAGGGTCGGGAGGGGGTGGCGGGCGCGAGGGCGTACCGGACGGCACGTCAGGATCGGCGTATCCGGCATCCGGGCAGGTGCGAGGCGGGCGCGCGGCGCGGGGCGGGGCGTGGGCCGCAGGGCGCTCGCGGGCAGAAAGCGGACATCACGGATCCCGGGGGAGGGGCCACCCGGCGCGGAGGGCGGGGCCTCCGTACCGGGGGGACGCGACCCCGGGTACGGAGGCCCCGCTGACGGACCGGACCGCGGGACACCGGGTGCGGGCGGACCTGACCGGGACCCTCGACCGTCGCTGCGGCACAGCCCCGGCGGCGGACCGGGCAGGGGCCGGGCGCGGCCGGCTCCGCGTCAGGCGCCCCGGCGGATACGCCCCGCGTAGCGGTCCTCCAGCTCCTGGTTGTGCTCGTCACCGCCCGGCACGTTGGCCGACAGGTAGACCGGCGGTTTGACGCCCGCCTCGATCAGCAGCCGCACCACCTCGGCGTTCACCATCTGGGCCAGGTACGCGGCGGTGATCGAGGAGACGGCGCAGGCGGATCCGCCTCCGGGCAACGGCAGCAGGGCGTCACCGTAGGGACCCCCGTTGTCGAGGACGACGTCGGCGAAGTCGCTCAGGCGCTTGCCCGACGGGTGGCGGGGGGTGACCCGCGCCGTGTGGGCCAGGCTCGTCACCGCGATCAGTCCGTGGCCGTGTTCCTTCACGAGCTTCGCCATCTCCACCACGCAGCCGTTGATGCCGGAGTGGGAAGCGATGACGAACACGTCGTCGGGCCGGGGCGCCGCGAGCT
Encoded proteins:
- a CDS encoding dihydrolipoyl dehydrogenase family protein; protein product: MSETSGTYDVVVLGAGPCGENLAERTSDAGLSTVIVESELLGGECSFWACEPSKALLRPVLARADAHRVPGFGAIAEAMDPAAVFAHRDKLAAYWHDDDQVAWLGSVPVDLVRGHGRLDGPRQVTVRSSGGDTVRLSARYAVAVCTGTDSALPALPGLARVRPWTNRDATSSDTVPGRLAVVGGGVVATEMATAWRALGSEVTMLVRGEGLLPRMEPFAGEMVADALRASGVDVRLSTSVASVTREGGPPAQVRTTLSDGAELATDEILFATGRAPRTGDIGLDTVGAAPGDWLSVDETFRVRSVPEGWLYAAGDVNHRALMTHQSKYQARIAGAIIGARANGRPLDDGPWGAHAPTADSVAVPQVVVTDPEVASVGPTAREAERLGRRVDVVDYDLGRVAGAVQYADGYRGRARLLIDQDRGTVAGATFVGPGVAELLYSATVAVTSEIPVERLWHAVPAFPTISEVWLRLLETRRDSAATVRGAEADF
- a CDS encoding VOC family protein, producing MDMKLEVVVLPVSDVDRAKHFYQSLGFRLDIDYVGDEEGFRVVQFTPPGSGCSITVGSGITSAPPGSADGLHLVVLDIDKARAELVDRGVDVGEIFHDAGGVFHHAGDKGRVAGPAPEHASYGSFFAFDDPDGNHWLVQEIRTRLPGR
- a CDS encoding alpha-L-fucosidase; protein product: MISRRGILIAGTAVGAAALTPTVDAAAAPVSGTPAPAVGARDAGRPLSVVTVDPADTPADIVAKAAAVVPRPPQVAWQSREVTGFTHFGMNTFTDREWGSGCEDEATFAPADADVDQWMRAYRAAGMKQVMLTAKHHDGFVVYPTRYTNHSVVASPWWYRGGRPDDAARTARERAARERATDPSAYWRIRATGDVNPHGDLLGTYLAAARRAGLKVGVYLSPADGAELPHAWHRTWVDQIVARHDAGASLSIEEQSTYDDRDRTPAGLGRYGSDSDVTERTIPTLVPGDDRDEAVRSGRLPHFRVLADDYNAYYLNQLYELFTQYGPIDELWLDGANPWTSSGISETYDFTTWFRLIHALSPDTVTFAGPQGTRWVGNEEGRARESEWSVTPATADPATGHGETLLPGGPQAADIGSDAAITASGVRYLQWFPAEADVSLRPGWFWHASEQPKSAAQLMDLYETSVGRNAVLLLNVPPDTSGRVADEDVASLTAFGRTVARVYGHNLLAGARPSRTVEALTDARLGSAWSPGEGATTGALEVHLRKAVTFDRIRLGEDITRGQLVEDFAVDAWTDGAWSEIASGTTIGYARILATGAPVATDALRVRVTGARNTPHLSALGLYSTSGAQVE
- a CDS encoding family 20 glycosylhydrolase, whose translation is MNGRDRTGGDSRRPPSPHPLRLLRRRLLARPAAALAVSAALVISALAGAGAATAAGTSPGTGTGTGTAAAQGTAVTATAPATLPSLHNWTGGDGSLRLGPRTRIDTDKADADTARMLADELRGTLGRRVAVTEGPAAPGDIVLRSDRARGDLGSEGYTLRVTDRVSVMGRGPTGAFYGTRTLLQLLTGTTSLPRGSTTDVPSTGERAVGVCACYTYNTDAWLTRLIKDMAYLKLNTLHLELKVKSTEYPEVNTFSYYTPKEVRGIVALAARYHITVIPEINSPGHMDPYLTPYPDLQLADSKGTPDPTRLDITDPAAFTFYTHLVDTDLSLFPGPYFHMGADEYMIRSAYSNYPQLLAYARQKFGPAATPQDAYIDFVNRVDAYVRSKGRTLRIWNDGLTGENTVPLNKDIVIEHWLPEPVTSQQLLDQGYRVMNASDALYYVRGSYRPDAEKLYDTDWTPADFTDGTVTAHQDGITGAEYMVWPDNYGAETENQAQTGMFDSLRVFAQGSWGGPKPTADYAGFTALGDRLGHAPGWGPAWTQPVADGTYTIGAVGGGGLTAGATAGSALTAARTSHGAAPRWRLSSTDDGYYRLVDPASGLCADVSHGAANGMKVVEEIGAAATVETCSSAASQKWQLEPVPGGYRLVDAITQQTLSARSAGAAVVQEPRDTATHDVWRVAASTAGASSTSATTPTSGPTRAAGTDRTPGTTATAQQGR
- a CDS encoding sugar isomerase domain-containing protein; amino-acid sequence: MTLSNDSQGVRVPDSQEFLTAAKDVVDRVVTTQAAAVLRAAELIAGALRSDGVVQAFGTGHSESLATEVAGRAGGLVPTNKIALRDLVLHGDAPREVLTDPKLERDPAIAHRLYELAAPRPDDVFVIASHSGINGCVVEMAKLVKEHGHGLIAVTSLAHTARVTPRHPSGKRLSDFADVVLDNGGPYGDALLPLPGGGSACAVSSITAAYLAQMVNAEVVRLLIEAGVKPPVYLSANVPGGDEHNQELEDRYAGRIRRGA